The genome window GAGGAGAGGTTCCAGCAAGGGAATTAATTGAATCAAGTCGTAGTCGTGAACCAGAGGGCTGATCACAAATCCCCATAACACGAGAAGATCCAGGGAGATGCGTTTCCCATTTAGACGCCAGATAAGCCAGAAAAGCATTCCTGCCAGAATTCCCCAGACCAGCCAGTAGAAGATGGTTTTCCATGATATGAAGTATAGAAGTGTACGGGGCAGGAAGCCAGACATGGCGCGTTCGGCAAGTGGGCGTGGATTCTCCAGCCATCGCAGGGGCCAGTCTGGTGTGACGAAGAAACTCGGCAGGTAGATTGCCACGAAGGCGATGAGCCATGCCCATGCCTGACGGGGAATCTTTCGACTGGACTGCCATTCTTTCCACCAGGTCCAGAGCGCATACCCAAAAGGGAAAATTGCCAGTTGCGGCTTCAAGAATGTGAGTGCCAGCCATACTCCGCCCTTAGCTTGAGAAGGGTCTGGGGTTTTTCGATATCCCCACAACCCTAATAAACCAAACAGGGCAGTTTGTCCACCGGTGAAATGGGAAAAGAGAGGAGCATAAAGCAAGATAAGCGGATTCCATCCACTAATTAACAATGAGACAATAACAGGCAAGAGATGCCAGAGAATTTGGCTGATGGGGCGGGGAAGCGCGGCAAAGAATGCAAATATCATTACATACGGAAGGGGATAATAACTGTTTTCCCCGTATACTTCAACGCCTTGAAGGAAGCGGTTACCAATATCCATGAAAGTTTCATAGTCAATCGGTCCCTGTCCTTTCATCACAACAAAACTTAGATATAACAAATAGGGGACGAGCAAAAGGATTAACCAGAAGACTTTCCACTTCCCTGAGAAAATTGTCCATTGAGAAAGTTTTGGAATAGAAACAGGCATACCATGCGGGTTACTTTCTTCTTGGGTCGGGTTGAGAGGGTTGGGCTGGACGGGCGCTACCGCACACGCGGCACTCGGTATCCCCATCGCCAAAGGGGACACTGCAGGTTGGACAGGCATAGTAAGCATCCCAGGCGCGTTCCAGTGCCAGGCGTTCGGCGCGCTTGGCTTCTTTTTGCTTCAGGTAGGCGGCTTCCAGCGCTTCTGCCGTTTGGCGGATGACTTTCCAGGCGCGTTCTTTCAACTGCAAATGCCCGGCGATTTCTGCCAGCCCGGCACCTTCCGAGAGGGCGCGGCTGGCTTTGTCAAATAAATCATCTACACCGCGCACATCCCCCCGCAAAAGAGAAATCCCTGCGCCCGCCAGTCCCAGCAAACGTTTCCCGCCCTGCTTGACAATTTCGAGCATTCCCGGACGGGTGAGATCGTTGACTTTGACATCGCACCCGGAAGGGGTGCGCGCCAGGGTGATGGTCAGCGCAGGAATGGCGCCGGCATTGGTAATCAGGCTGATAGTGCCAGTGAGGTTCTGGTTGTCTCCGCTGAAGGTGATGAGACTGCCGCGCCCGTTGAACTCTGCCTGTAAGGGGGCGATAAAGTCATCCGGTTTCACACCCTGATAGGATGCCGAGCCATCGGTGGCTACAGCGGCAACTGCGCCCACCCCCAGCACGCCTGCGGCAAGCGCGGTCAGCGTTCCTCCGGCTTCATCTTCTACTGGTTGATGTTCCTGCGCACCTTTACGCAGGGCTTCCAGCATGGCGGCAAGACGTTCTCGTTCTTCGGCGTGACGTTTCATTATTTCGCCCTTGCGGGTGAGCGCGCCGGGCAGGTCTTTGGGCGAAAAGGTGCGGGCGAAGAAATCCTGATCCTGGGGAGTCAGTGTGCAGAAGACGGCTTTCTGCTCATCCGAAAGCCCTGCAAGTTGTTCTGCTGATAAACGTTCAAGCGCGGACTCGTCCATCCTGACCTCCATGGGAACATTGTTATTGTATCCTGTTTTTGAGGCAGGACAGGCTCAAGAATCAATCAAGGTTTTCGGGCAGGGAGATGCCATGTTCCTGCATCAGGCGGACAATGCTTTCCATAGAACAGCCCTGATTGGCGTTGTTCAGCCGCCGTTGATGCAGGGCAATCAGTTGCCAGTCCAGGGTGAAGCAGGGAGAGCCGGAAGAGCCCGCCTGGGTGTTGGTGCGGTACAGCAAACGGGTGCGGTTGGCGTTCCATCCCAGAATACCCTGCGTGTCCAGAGCAAATTTCAGCGGCGCGCCCAGCGGATGCTGGACAATGATGAGGGCATCCTCTTCGTTCACAGCGGGGAAGATGCCGGGCAAGCCCATCCAGCCGCGCGGCGGCGAAGAAGGCAGGGCAGAAGATACCGGCAAAAGCCCTGCCGGTTCTGCTAACCGCAGGATGGCGTAATCCATTTCCTGCGGGGTTGGCAGTGTATCTTCTGTGTCAGCCAGTTCAGCGGGTGAGGGCGGACTCCAGTCCACCAGCCAGTCTTTTGCCAGGGCAAATTCCTCTCCCGCCGCAGGCACTGCCTGATGCGGCGGGAGCAGATGCTGGAAGCGCACCCGCACCTGCTGGGGAGCGATTAATCCCTGATGGATTTCCTGGACAACATGATAGGCGGTCATCACCCAATCGGGAGCGATGAGGAAGCCAGTGCCGCGCGGATTGAGGTTCATTTCAATGCGGCAAACCTGCTGTTCGATGCGCACCATCTGTTCACGCCAGCGGGCGGGGTCGAGAAAGGGCAGGTTGTTGCGGAGAATTTTCTCCAGGCGCTGGCTGGACGCCGGGCGGGGCGCTTTGTCGCTGTGTTGAATGGTCACCGTGGGAGCTAGCCCAAAACGGCGGGAAATTTCTACCAGCGCCGGGTGATAGGGGTGGGCGCGGCGTACGGCGCTGATGAGCAGGGGTAACCAGCCTTCCTGCTCGGCGGTGAGAATCAAACTGACCAGAATCTCATGGGGTGTTCGTCCGGGAGTAAACTCATCCAGCGAGCGTTTCAGTTCCTGCTGGAGGATGCTGTCCAGTTCTTCTAGGCTGAGCGCGCTGGTGAGTCCGCGTACCAGTTCCCGTAAAAATTTGCTGGAGAGAGACATCGCAGTTTCCTTGAGAAAAAATCCCCGCTGGAGTTAATCTTACTCAACATCTTGCTGAAACGCCAATCTGTCAAAGCCTGCAGTTTGCATTTTCTTTTTCAGCGGAGTAGAATGGATGCCAGTTTCACAACAGGAGGCATGGAAGCAAGATGGCTGGTTCGGCGTTTTATGTACCGGAAAGCGTGATGGCAATTGTTGCCCATCCCGATGATATTGAGTTCAGTTGTGCGGGAACGATGGCGCGCTGGGCGCGCGCCGGTGCGCGCATTTGTTACGTGTTATGCACCAGCGGCGATGTTGGCATTGCCGATTTGAGTTTGACCCGTGAGCAAGCCGCCGCCATTCGCGAGGAAGAAGCCCGCAAAGCGGCGGAGATTACCGGCGTGAAGGAAATTGTCTTCCTGCGCGAACCTGATGGCATGTTACAGCCCACGCTGGAACTGCGCAAAAAACTGGTGCGCGAAATCCGCCGTTTCCGTCCGGAGGTGGTCGTGACGGGCGATCCTACGGTGGTTTGGGCAGGGGAAGAATACATCAACCACCCCGATCACCGCGCGGCTTCGCTGGCGGCGCTGGAAGCCGTCTTCCCCGCCGCAGGACAACCGCATTTGTTCCGGGAAATTGAGCAGGAAGAGGGCTTCAAAGCCCACAAGGTGCGCAAGGTGTACGCCACCACCTGGGATCATGCCAATTTATACGTGGACATTACCGATACGATTGAAATCAAAATCGAAGCCCTGCGCGCTCACAAGAGCCAGATGGGCGACTGGGATCCTGCCGACCGAATTCGTCAGTGGGCGGCAGAGCGGGCAAAAGGCAAGGAAATGCTGTATGCCGAGTCCTTCCGCGTGGTCACGCTGGTGGATGACCAGACCTGGGCGCGGATTTGTTGCGGACAGGATTGATCTGTAAACACTGGTTCAGGGAATGCCAAACATTTCCTGAACCAGCGGAAGAATGACTTCCCAGCGGGGTCCAAGCACCTGCGCTCCGCCTTCAGTGACGAATGGCTGGACCATCTCCCGCGTGATGGTGCGGTGATCCAGGTTGTCCACGCCCACCCGCAGAACAGCCAGCCCGATGCGCGGCATTTGCCATACGGGCAGGTTGGTATCCACGGCGCTGAAAAAGGCTGGAACAATCACGGGTAAGCGCCACCAGGTCAGGGGGTTGAGCATTTTCTTCATCGCCGCCATGACTACCAGTTGCCCCTGTTGCATGCGGAAAAAGTCATCTGCCCCTTTGCGACTGCGCGCAAAAGCCAGGGCTTCCTTCCCGTTGAGGTGATGCCTGCCTGCATCCAGCCCAGCCATGGGTTCTTCGAGGGTAATATCAACCCCGCCCATGGCATCTACGATTTGGGAGAAGCCTTCAAACCGCAGGCGCACATAGTAGGGAATGCGGATGCCAAAGTTGGTTTCGATGGTCTGAATGGTGGCTTGGGCGCCTGTGCCTTCCTGATTGGCTTCGGCAAAGAAGTGGGCAGTGTTAATGCGGTTCTCGCCCACCCCGGGAATGTTGACCCATAAATCGCGGGGGATGGACAGCATGCTGACCTGCGGTTTGAGCGGGTCGGCTTGCAGGATGACGATGGTGTCACTGCGTCCCAGAAAACTGCCCGCGGGAGCGCGGTCGCTGTTCAGGTCAATACCCAGTATCAGCACCCGGGTTTTGCCCGGCAGGAAGGCAAAGAACACCATTGCTCCAATTATCAGCGCAAGGAAAACGCCAAATACCCCCAAACATCCCAGGCATCCGCCGGATTTCCTGCGGCGGGCTTTTTGGCGGGGGCGAGCCTCTTTGGGAATCCGAATGGGCTGGTAAGCCGCTAATGGGTCGTAGTCGAGGCTGGGAGAGGGTTGGGTTTCGGCTAAGGGGTCGAGAGAAGAATAATCGTTAGGGTGAATAGGAGTATCGTTCATCGGTGAATATTCAAATCGCGTTTGCCCAGACGGGCAATGCCTCCGTGAGTGATTTTCAAACAGCCCTGCAAATCCAGATAGGTCAGATTGGGCAGGGCGCGCAGATGTTTCAACCCGGCATCGGTCAGGCGGTTGCAAAAGGATAAATTCAGGTGAGATAAACGCGGGAACGCGCTCAGTGCCTTCAAACCCTGATCGGTCAGGTCGCAGGAACTGAGATTCAAGCCGGAGAGGTTGCGGAAAGCCTGTAAAATTTGCAGTCCCTCATCGGTGATTTTGCGGTTCTCGGCAAGGTGCAGGAAGGTGATGGCAGGGCACTCTGCCGTTTCGCGCACCAGCGTTTTGAGGTCGTCGTTGTCAATATTCTTCAGGCGAATCATCACCTCATGACCGGCAGGGATGCGAAAGATACCCGGACCGCGATCCAGTTCCTGCCAGTCGGCAGTGGGGTTTCCCCGCGGACGGGTGTACACGACCACTTCCTGAGTCGAAGAAAAGACGATTTCCGAAGGCTGTGTCTGCACGAGGGAGAATTATAACAAAAATAACGCCGCCGTGCCTGCCATACAGATGAGTGTTCCGATAATGGCGCGCCAGGAGATGGTTTCGTGGAAGAACCAGCGCGAAAGGGGCAACAGGATGACCGGGCTGAGCGCCATCAGGGTAGAGGCAATCCCCACCAGCGTATTTTGAATTGCCACCATTGAAAGCCACACCCCGGCAAACGGACCGATCATGCTTCCCAGCAGGATTAATCCCAGAGCGCGGCGGTCTTTGAGCGCCTCAAGCGTGGGGCGCGCTTCTTTCTTCAAAAAGGTCAGTCCCCAAAGTACCACTGCCGCGGTGACCATGCGGATTGCCACACCGGAGATGGAGGGGAAACCATCTGCCAGTCCGGGTTTGGCAAGGATGAGGTTACCAGCCTGTCCAAGCGCGCCGCCAAACCCTGCCAGCACCCCCAACCAGTAAGTGCGCCGCGGCAGGGAGATGTTCCCGTTGACGCGGTCAAGGATGACCATGGCGATACCTGAAACCACCAGGATCATCCCAAGGATTTCCGTGAGGGTGAGCGTTTCACCAAGGAAAATCCAGGCAAGCATGGCGCTGAGCATGGGGACGCTTGCCATGATCAGCGTACCCATGCGCGCACCAATGGTCACGTAAGCGTAAAACAGGAACCAGTCTCCCAGTACCAGCCCCACCACACCGGAAAGTCCCAGCCAGAACCAGCGCTCCGGCGCGGCGTGAACAGGGAAAAACGTTCCCTGGAATATCCGGTGGGTCAGCAGAATCCACATCACTGCAAAGAGTAAACGGGCGCGGTTCAACACGCCCGGACCTACTCTACGTCCTGCAAAGGTATGGATGATGGATGAAAAAGCCCACAAAACCGATGTCAGCAGTGCCGCAATCTCGCCCATGGTGAAACCTCGACGCGTTTGCGGCTTATCATATCACAGCCTTAAGGCTCATTCCAGAGCGGGAAATTCGGTGGTGATGGTGGTGCCTTTACCCAATTCCGACTCGGCGCTGACCTTGCCGCCCTGTGCTTCCACCAGCGCCCGTACGATGGCAAGCCCCAGCCCGCTCCCGCCGCTTTCACTGTGTCGGGAAGGGTCCACGCGGTGAAAGCGTTCGAAGATGCGCGGCAATTCCTCAGATGGAATGCCGGTGCCGGTGTCGGCAACCTGTAACCGCACCTGTTTGCCATCCTGTTTGGCTCGCAACGTGATCTCTCCACCTGCTGAGGTGTAGCGCAAAGCGTTGCTGATGAGGTTGTCCAGCACCTGCATCATGCGGTCTTCGTCCACCAGAATCGCAGGAAGAGTCTCGCTGGCTTCCACTTTCAGGTTGATGCCGGCTTGCTCGGCGTGATGCTGGAAGAGATGCGCGGCACGCTTGAGCAGTGCCAGCGGTTGCGTGGGCTGAGGGTGCAGGTTGAGTTCCCCCGCATCGGCTTGAGAGAGCATGCGCAGGTCATTGACCATCTTCTGCAGGCGCTCGATTTCCTGATAAATCAGGTCTAACCGCTGAGGGGTGGGCTGAAGGACGCCGTCCCGCATGGATTCAATGTATCCGGCGATGACCGTCAGCGGGGTGCGCAGGTCGTGGGCGATGTCGGCGGTCATCTGGCGGCGCAGTTGATTGGCGCGGGCAATTTGCTGGCTCATCAGGTTAAAGGCTTGGGCCAGTTGACCAATTTCATCTTGGGAGCGCACCTCCACCTGCTGTTCCAGTTCCCCCTGTGCCATTCGGGTTGCCGCAAGCGTCAGGTCTTTGATGGGACGGGTGAGTGTACGTGCCAGAAATATCCCGATGATCAGGGCAATCAGCAACGCGCCGGCTCCACCAATTACCAGGGCTTGATTGACACGGGTGAGAAAACGGGCTTCCTCCGGGCGCAGGTTAACTAGCCGCCGCGGCGAAAGCAGGAATCCGACGGTTTCTCCGTTCACGGTAATCGGTGAGCCATCTTTAAGGGCTTGTTGATTTAAGGTTTCATTCAGTGGATATTCCGGAGTGCCGGAGACAAGCACTTTCCCCTGAGAATCTGCCAGACTGAAGAAACCTCTCCGCTCCCAGGTTTCACGGGGGGGTGGCGTTCCTCCCTCGTCATCCAAGGGACGTTGCCATTCTACCGGTAAAGTTTGCCGTTCGATTTCCTTCCATTGTATTTGGATATTGTCCCAAGAGCCTTGCGCCTGATAATATTCACTCAATGCCTGCACCAGTTTGGTGCGCTGCTGGTCAATGACGAATTGCATCAGCCGG of Anaerolinea thermophila UNI-1 contains these proteins:
- a CDS encoding trypsin-like peptidase domain-containing protein: MSLSSKFLRELVRGLTSALSLEELDSILQQELKRSLDEFTPGRTPHEILVSLILTAEQEGWLPLLISAVRRAHPYHPALVEISRRFGLAPTVTIQHSDKAPRPASSQRLEKILRNNLPFLDPARWREQMVRIEQQVCRIEMNLNPRGTGFLIAPDWVMTAYHVVQEIHQGLIAPQQVRVRFQHLLPPHQAVPAAGEEFALAKDWLVDWSPPSPAELADTEDTLPTPQEMDYAILRLAEPAGLLPVSSALPSSPPRGWMGLPGIFPAVNEEDALIIVQHPLGAPLKFALDTQGILGWNANRTRLLYRTNTQAGSSGSPCFTLDWQLIALHQRRLNNANQGCSMESIVRLMQEHGISLPENLD
- a CDS encoding PIG-L deacetylase family protein, whose protein sequence is MAGSAFYVPESVMAIVAHPDDIEFSCAGTMARWARAGARICYVLCTSGDVGIADLSLTREQAAAIREEEARKAAEITGVKEIVFLREPDGMLQPTLELRKKLVREIRRFRPEVVVTGDPTVVWAGEEYINHPDHRAASLAALEAVFPAAGQPHLFREIEQEEGFKAHKVRKVYATTWDHANLYVDITDTIEIKIEALRAHKSQMGDWDPADRIRQWAAERAKGKEMLYAESFRVVTLVDDQTWARICCGQD
- a CDS encoding DMT family transporter — encoded protein: MGEIAALLTSVLWAFSSIIHTFAGRRVGPGVLNRARLLFAVMWILLTHRIFQGTFFPVHAAPERWFWLGLSGVVGLVLGDWFLFYAYVTIGARMGTLIMASVPMLSAMLAWIFLGETLTLTEILGMILVVSGIAMVILDRVNGNISLPRRTYWLGVLAGFGGALGQAGNLILAKPGLADGFPSISGVAIRMVTAAVVLWGLTFLKKEARPTLEALKDRRALGLILLGSMIGPFAGVWLSMVAIQNTLVGIASTLMALSPVILLPLSRWFFHETISWRAIIGTLICMAGTAALFLL
- a CDS encoding LCP family protein — encoded protein: MNDTPIHPNDYSSLDPLAETQPSPSLDYDPLAAYQPIRIPKEARPRQKARRRKSGGCLGCLGVFGVFLALIIGAMVFFAFLPGKTRVLILGIDLNSDRAPAGSFLGRSDTIVILQADPLKPQVSMLSIPRDLWVNIPGVGENRINTAHFFAEANQEGTGAQATIQTIETNFGIRIPYYVRLRFEGFSQIVDAMGGVDITLEEPMAGLDAGRHHLNGKEALAFARSRKGADDFFRMQQGQLVVMAAMKKMLNPLTWWRLPVIVPAFFSAVDTNLPVWQMPRIGLAVLRVGVDNLDHRTITREMVQPFVTEGGAQVLGPRWEVILPLVQEMFGIP
- a CDS encoding leucine-rich repeat domain-containing protein — encoded protein: MQTQPSEIVFSSTQEVVVYTRPRGNPTADWQELDRGPGIFRIPAGHEVMIRLKNIDNDDLKTLVRETAECPAITFLHLAENRKITDEGLQILQAFRNLSGLNLSSCDLTDQGLKALSAFPRLSHLNLSFCNRLTDAGLKHLRALPNLTYLDLQGCLKITHGGIARLGKRDLNIHR
- a CDS encoding sensor histidine kinase, coding for MMKSLYWKLSLAILLAAFTTAGLFAVFMRVTNADRLMQFVIDQQRTKLVQALSEYYQAQGSWDNIQIQWKEIERQTLPVEWQRPLDDEGGTPPPRETWERRGFFSLADSQGKVLVSGTPEYPLNETLNQQALKDGSPITVNGETVGFLLSPRRLVNLRPEEARFLTRVNQALVIGGAGALLIALIIGIFLARTLTRPIKDLTLAATRMAQGELEQQVEVRSQDEIGQLAQAFNLMSQQIARANQLRRQMTADIAHDLRTPLTVIAGYIESMRDGVLQPTPQRLDLIYQEIERLQKMVNDLRMLSQADAGELNLHPQPTQPLALLKRAAHLFQHHAEQAGINLKVEASETLPAILVDEDRMMQVLDNLISNALRYTSAGGEITLRAKQDGKQVRLQVADTGTGIPSEELPRIFERFHRVDPSRHSESGGSGLGLAIVRALVEAQGGKVSAESELGKGTTITTEFPALE